The following is a genomic window from Opitutaceae bacterium.
CACCCTCGGTGGAGACACGCTCTGGGATAGCCGCGCGGGAGGAAACGACGAAGCGCTGGCTGCCGCGAAGGAGAATCAGTCCGGCAGCAGCGCGTGGGGCAAGGGCGGGGGAAAATCCGGCGGGGGCTCCGGCGACTCAGGCTCGGGGGGAGCCGGCACCACCGGCATCATGAACAGCACCGCCACGGGCATCGCGGGGCTGACCGGATACGAGCGCACAAGAGACTTTCACATCATTGTGGTCGATGCGTTCGACTACGCGGAGCTCAAGGAAAAGGGAAAATCAGCCAAACGACTGTGGACCACATTCGTGGCCGCACCCAAGGAACCCAGGCAGCCATTCTCGGCGATCGCGAAGACCCTTATCCGCAACGCAACGCCATACTTCGGGGAAACCACCGACGGACTTCAGGTCTACACCGATGCTCGCGCCAACGTGGAAATCGGCGAAGCCACTGTTGTGGAGTAGCGAAATCCCCGGCGGAAAACCAATCCGTCATTGCATGATCGTCCCGCCAGCGGCGCTTCTCAGCCCGACTGGCGGGATCATTTTCAGCGGCGGCAATCAATTGCCACCGGCACCGGGCACATGCTTCTTGAGGAAGCGGTCCACCTGCGTGAAGAACGCGATGGAGTTCTCCTCTTTCCGGAACCCATGACCCTCTCCGGATTCGATGATGAATTCGAAGTCCTTGCCCGCTCTTGAAAGGGCGGCCTTCATGTCATCGCCATGTTCACGGGTCACCCGGGGATCAGACTGACCGTAGGCCATGATGACCGGCGCACGAATGGAGGAGGCAAAGTTCACTGGCGAGCGAGCCTCAAGCTCCCTGGCATCGTCGTAAAGATCCCCAACGCGAGTCCGCGTCCAGGCACGGCGATCCTCGGTCGAGCGTCGCTGCGAGGCGATCAGCTTGAGATTCGTCACGCCGACATAATTGACCCCGGCGCAGTACAGATCGGGAGTAAAGGCAAGGCCGGCCATGACCGCATAGCCGCCATAACTCGCACCTGCGATCACCACCCGTTTGGGATCCGCCAGCCCGGTATCGACCGCCCATTTCACGGCGTCGCTCAGATCGTCCTGCATGATCCGCCCCCACTGCCGGTACCCGAGCCGCTCAAACCAGTCCCCATACCCGCCCGAGCCGCGATAGTTGGGCTGGAGGACCGCATAGCCGCGGTTGGCATAGAGCTGAACCTCGGGGCTGAATCCGATTTCATCCCGGATGCCAAAGGGGCCTCCATGGGGATGGATCACCAGCGGCAGATTGTGCGGATCGCGCCCGACGGGAAGCGTCAGCATGGCCTCGATCTCGAGGCCATCCCGCGCCTTGTAGCGAATCGCCTTCATCGGCGCCATGGTCTCCGGATCGATGTGCGGCCGAACGACCGCCAGTTGATCGATCTTCTTTCGCTCCTCGTCGAAGAGATAGTAGACTCCGGGTTCCCGCTCCGACCGTGCAACCACAACAATCTGATTCCGTTCGCCACTCACGGACGTCTGGCGGTTGATTGTGCCAGGCAGGGCTTCATCAAGGATTCGCTGCCTTCGGTTCATCGCCTCGTCGAAATAATGGATGCTGTCACGATCTGAAACATAGGTCACCCCGACAATCGGACTGCGCCCCAGATCATCCTGGAAGGAAACCACGCCAGTCATGTCGTACCGATCGTCGGGGTCCGCATAGACGAGATCACCCCGCTTGTGGGTCACCGTGTCATAGCGATAGATCGCATCGGTCTTTCGTCCCTCATTTGAACGGATGAAAACCGTGCGATTGTCGGCATCGAATGCCAGGGGAATCCATCGCGGCTCTCCATCCCGAAACGTCGCCAGAGTTCTCCAATCGTCGCCCGCCTTGTCGCGATACAGAATCGTCTCTTCCAGCGTGCGGCTATCGATCGCAAAACGGGGAACGTTGTCGCCGTCAAGAACCCAGCTCCGCACCTGTCCTGGATTCCTGGCGATGATGGTGATCTTGCCGGTCTTCACATCCAGCCAGCAGGGATCGGCCCGATTGGCATGCGTCTGGTTGGAATAAACCAGCACGCGCCGGGGATTGTTGGGATCCCTTCGAAGGATCGATGAAATCGCCTTCGTATCGTCGAACTTCGTGAAGTTCTTTCCATCCCGGTCGATGGCAAACGGGAGCAGATCCTCATCGCCATCATCATCCAGCAGCATCACCAGCCGGTCGTCATTCGCCCAGCGGTAGGAGGAGATGCTGAAGTCCTTGAACCCGGTGATCAGATTCTTGGTCCGCTTCTCCGTGTCCATGATGACCAGATTCAATCGCCGTTCATACGGAACAAGCGCAGCAATGTACTTTCCGCTCGGCGAAAAGCGGAGCTGGGCGATGGCTGGATTGCGGAAAAAATGCTCCACCGGAAATTCAGCCGGTACGGACGTTGCGGCGAATGACAGACTCGCAAGGCAAAGGAAACCCAATGCCATGAAGCGGATGTTCGTGAAGGAATGATGCATGAACCGGACTACATTTTAGGGTTTGGCGATGTCTGGCATCGAACGGCAATTCACAGCATCCATCTCAGTGAGCTCGAGCTGCGTTTCTTCCGACCCGTCCATGCCTCGCACCGTATTCTCATTCGAAAAATGAAACAGCCTCGCTTCGATGACGCCGCGAGGCTGCCGCTAAGAACCAACTAGGAAGGATGACTAGAATTCCTTTTCAAGCCGGAGATAGATGAAGCGCCCGAGGCCGATGCGGCCATAGGTGCTCTGGTCAAAGCTCGACGACTCATAGCCATTGAATGGGGGTTCCTTGTCGAAGACATTGTTGACGCCGATGGTTGCCTTCGTGTCCCAGAAGCCCTTGTAGGAAAACTGGGCATTAACCGTGGTGACAGCATTCTCACCCCAGCCTGCAGCCGTATAGGCATCGTTGAAGTACGCGCCGATATAGTTCACGCGAACCGCGGAACCATAGTCCTTGTAGGCCCAGGACGCGGACGCTGAGCCATTCCACTTCGGATTGTTGTACAAACCGACATTCTCAAAATCGTCGGGCAGGTTGCCGCTGGCATCACGGATGCCCGAATTCGACTTGATGCTCAAGGTGCGTGTCGTGTTGAGGGTGAAAAGGAAATCACCCACGCGCGTGTTGCGGAGGTCATACTTCGCCTCAAAATCCACTCCCGAATACCACTGTTTCGCGACATTGAAGGGAACGCGGCGGAGGTAGAGGATCGGGCCGGGATTTCCCTGGGTGTTGTCACGCACAACCGCTCCGGGGAACTGGTCTTCGCGCGCGAGCAGGGTTGTGTCGGACGGCGAGGAAATCACGTCATCGATCTCGAATTTGAAGTAGTCGACCGAGAGGGACAGTCCCTTCACAGCCTTAACGTCAAACACGGCTCCACCGTACCAGATGTCTGCTTCCTCCGGTTTGAGGTCGGCATTGCCCGAGGTGATGATCCTCATCTGGGTGGCGGGATCCTGCGGACGCTTGGGGTCCGTGCGGGTTGTGGACGTAAACGCTGTCGTGGCGGCGGTGAACAGGCGGCCCATGTCCGGCGCCTTGAAGGATTGTGAGAATGATGCGCGCAGGAGAACATCCACGATCTTTGTCGGAGGCAGCTTGAACTTGGCACCGATCTTTGGCTTGGTCGTGGTGCCAAAATCGCTGTAATCCTCAAAGCGGCCCGCCGCCTGGACTTCGATTTGGCGGGTGATGGGGAAGGTTGCCTCCACATAGGCGGAGAAAATGGTCCGGTCACCGCGGTAGGGCGTGCCTCCGCCCGATCCGACATAGGCTGAGGTATCGGGATCCTGCTTTATCATGTCCTTGCGATACTCGCTGCCGATGGCCACTCCGATGTCGCCGCCGGGCAGTTCAAACAGGTTTCCGGTGACAGTGGCATCCAGCATCTCCGCCTTTGCCGCATACACGGAATTGGAAATCGTGAACAAGTTGTCGACGAGGCTCTGATTGTCGGAAGGGCCGAATGGATTCAGGGCAGTCTGGCGTGTCGTGCCATCAAGCGCCCGCTGAAGGTCCACTGCACGGATCTGATTCCGGGCGGTCGTCGTAACGTCGCCGCGACCGAGCGAGGCGCCAACCTCCCAGCTCCAATTGTCATCAATGTCACCACCCACACCCATCAAATAGGTGACTGCAGAGCTCTTCGTGTCGAACTTGCGGGCAGGACCAAAGTTTGTCCGGTAAAGGAAGTTGGTGATGTTGATCCCAAGGGGATTGTAGGGGTTGGTCGGGGGAATGTTCAGGAGGCCCGTGGGTCCGGTTCCCGCATTCTGCGTGCTCTGGATCACCGACGGCGTGAATGAGAAATTCGTTTGGTTGTTGCTGTAGATAACCTCTCCAAAGAAGTACAGGCTGTCGCTGATTTCATGCTTAATGTTCGCGTAGACGCCGTAGTAATCAAAGGGAGGGAAAAGCTGATAGGTCTGCGCGAAGTCATAGCGGTTCGCATTGGTCAATGGGTTCGCCAAGGCAAACTGCGACTTCACCGGGTTCGCAGTCGGTTTGCCTCCCGTCAGCGCATAGGTGCCGCCTCCCGTGGTGAACCCTGCTGCGGCCGCCTGCGCAGCGGACAGATTGAGATTTGCCGGCCAGTTTGCAGAGCTGTTCTGGTTTGTGCCCTTGGGAGCATGACTGGAATAGTCGGTCGTCTTGGAGCGGTCGAAGTCCCGAATGAAGTTGTCATTCGCTCCAACGTAGCTGGCCACCATGACGATAGAGGTCTTGCCGGTTTGGGCACCCACCAGGACCGAGGTTTCCTTCGTGAAGGTATCGTGACCGAGGGTGTTGCCACCGAGCAAATCGACGCGAAGGCCGCTGTAATTGCGCTTAAGTTTGATGTCCATCACACCCGTCACGGCATCAGATCCGTAAATCGCGGATGCACCGTCCTTAAGGTAGGTGATTTGATCGATCGCTGCCAGCGGTATCGAATTGAAGTCAAACACCGACTGATTGTTTGAATTCGTCAGTGCGTAGCCAACTGAACGGCGTCCATTGACCAGCACCAGGAACCGGTTGCTGCCAAGGCCGCGCGGATTGACCGTGGCCGCGCCACGCGTAAACGAGGCGGTTTGAACGATCGAGTTGGTGGAGCCGGTGTTGAACGGAAGGCTCTGCACGAAATCGCCCAAACTCGTGAAGCCACCCATCTTGATCTCTTCCGAGCTAAAGGTCACCACGGGTTGTGGCGTTTCCGCATCCAGGCGCTTGATGCGCGATCCTGTCACCTCAAACTTTTCCATCTTAACATGTTCAGTCTTCGATGGATCGTTGGTGGTTGGCTGCGTTTGTGCCTGAACTTCAGTTCCAGCACCCACGGTCATGGCGATAAGCGCCAATGCTATTTTGCTGCTATAACGGTCGGCAAAGATCGCTTTGGCTGAAAATGCGCGATCCGTAACCAACCCCGACAGACGGAGGTAGTTCATGTTGTATTTGTTGTTCGTTGTCAAATAAGCCAGACGGCTCAAAAAGTCGCCAAAGCTTTATTTTGGTCGGGAGGTAAACAAATCCAGACGAATTGTGCAATAAATAAGTCGAATTGACTGACTATCGCGATATGAAGTCAGCTAATCTCCGATCGGCTGAAATCGCAGATGAACAACCGCACTCCGGGAGTCCTAGGCGTCGATTCACTCGCTCCCGTCAATGTGTGGCGCGCGTGAGTTCATCACGCCGTGCGTTCGAAAAGTTGAGCGTTTGAGGTCGATGAATGACCTAAAGGGTCCAGTTCCGATTTCCCACCTCGGAAATTGGCGCACAGGCTTCAAAAGCTCCGGGCACGGGGTCGTAGTGGAGCACGTTCTTTCCGACTGCTTCTGATGTAAAATACCCAAGCACTGTCATATCGCGGATCAGACGGAAAAATCGGCGGCGATCGTCCCGGGCATCCG
Proteins encoded in this region:
- a CDS encoding TonB-dependent receptor, which codes for MNYLRLSGLVTDRAFSAKAIFADRYSSKIALALIAMTVGAGTEVQAQTQPTTNDPSKTEHVKMEKFEVTGSRIKRLDAETPQPVVTFSSEEIKMGGFTSLGDFVQSLPFNTGSTNSIVQTASFTRGAATVNPRGLGSNRFLVLVNGRRSVGYALTNSNNQSVFDFNSIPLAAIDQITYLKDGASAIYGSDAVTGVMDIKLKRNYSGLRVDLLGGNTLGHDTFTKETSVLVGAQTGKTSIVMVASYVGANDNFIRDFDRSKTTDYSSHAPKGTNQNSSANWPANLNLSAAQAAAAGFTTGGGTYALTGGKPTANPVKSQFALANPLTNANRYDFAQTYQLFPPFDYYGVYANIKHEISDSLYFFGEVIYSNNQTNFSFTPSVIQSTQNAGTGPTGLLNIPPTNPYNPLGINITNFLYRTNFGPARKFDTKSSAVTYLMGVGGDIDDNWSWEVGASLGRGDVTTTARNQIRAVDLQRALDGTTRQTALNPFGPSDNQSLVDNLFTISNSVYAAKAEMLDATVTGNLFELPGGDIGVAIGSEYRKDMIKQDPDTSAYVGSGGGTPYRGDRTIFSAYVEATFPITRQIEVQAAGRFEDYSDFGTTTKPKIGAKFKLPPTKIVDVLLRASFSQSFKAPDMGRLFTAATTAFTSTTRTDPKRPQDPATQMRIITSGNADLKPEEADIWYGGAVFDVKAVKGLSLSVDYFKFEIDDVISSPSDTTLLAREDQFPGAVVRDNTQGNPGPILYLRRVPFNVAKQWYSGVDFEAKYDLRNTRVGDFLFTLNTTRTLSIKSNSGIRDASGNLPDDFENVGLYNNPKWNGSASASWAYKDYGSAVRVNYIGAYFNDAYTAAGWGENAVTTVNAQFSYKGFWDTKATIGVNNVFDKEPPFNGYESSSFDQSTYGRIGLGRFIYLRLEKEF
- a CDS encoding S9 family peptidase, producing MHHSFTNIRFMALGFLCLASLSFAATSVPAEFPVEHFFRNPAIAQLRFSPSGKYIAALVPYERRLNLVIMDTEKRTKNLITGFKDFSISSYRWANDDRLVMLLDDDGDEDLLPFAIDRDGKNFTKFDDTKAISSILRRDPNNPRRVLVYSNQTHANRADPCWLDVKTGKITIIARNPGQVRSWVLDGDNVPRFAIDSRTLEETILYRDKAGDDWRTLATFRDGEPRWIPLAFDADNRTVFIRSNEGRKTDAIYRYDTVTHKRGDLVYADPDDRYDMTGVVSFQDDLGRSPIVGVTYVSDRDSIHYFDEAMNRRQRILDEALPGTINRQTSVSGERNQIVVVARSEREPGVYYLFDEERKKIDQLAVVRPHIDPETMAPMKAIRYKARDGLEIEAMLTLPVGRDPHNLPLVIHPHGGPFGIRDEIGFSPEVQLYANRGYAVLQPNYRGSGGYGDWFERLGYRQWGRIMQDDLSDAVKWAVDTGLADPKRVVIAGASYGGYAVMAGLAFTPDLYCAGVNYVGVTNLKLIASQRRSTEDRRAWTRTRVGDLYDDARELEARSPVNFASSIRAPVIMAYGQSDPRVTREHGDDMKAALSRAGKDFEFIIESGEGHGFRKEENSIAFFTQVDRFLKKHVPGAGGN